The DNA segment CGTTGTTGAACATGTTGTCGCGCAGGGCCTTCGCACACTCGCGCGACGCGTGGATGGTGACGGGCTTGTCCCGGCGACCGATGACGAGGTCCGCCATCAGCGGCAGGTCCTTCACGTGGTCGAAGTGGCTGTGGCCCACGAGGATGTGGTCCACGCGGCACAGCTCCTCGAGCGAGAGCGTCCCCGTGAGCGCCCCCGCGTCGAGCGCGAGCACGTCATCGACGAGGAAGCACGTGCTCTTGCAGGTGGGCAGCTCGCCGCCGTGGCAGCCGAGGACTCGCAGCTTCACGCTAGAGGTCTCCGAACTTCCACTTCATCTCCAGGTATTGGAGGTAGTCGTGGAGTCTCGTCGTGTCATACACGGTCAGTCTGTCACCGCCGCGCTCGACGAGGCCAGCGCGCTCCAGCTTGTCCAGCATGCTCCGCACCGCGGGCTCGCCCACGCCGAGCTGCCGGGGCATGTCGCGCACGATGAAGTCGATCTCCACGCCCTCGTCCACGGGGCGGCCGCGCGTCAGGGCGGCCTGGAGGACGTGGTGCACCACCCGGCTGGCGGGGTCATGGTGCAGGAGGTTCTCTATCTGGGCGTCCGCCTCGGAGAGGCGCTCGGCCAGCTTCTTGATCATCCGGACGGCGATCTCGGCGTTGCCGCGGATCATCCCCTCGAACGTCTTGGGGTCGATGACCAGGAGCCGGGCGTCCTCGTTGACGATGGCGGACGCGTTGCGCGGCTTGTTGGAGATGATGGCCATCTCCCCGAAGAACTCACCCGGGCCGAGCACCGCGAGGACCTTCTCCACGTCGCGCACGCGCTTGGAGATGGACACCTTTCCCGCCTGGATGACGAACATCTCCTTGCCGGTCTCTCCCTCACGGAAGAGCTCGGTTCCCTTGGGGAATTCCTTCCCGAAACGTTGAAAGAGTGTTTCCTCGGCGCCCATCCTGCGCGGAGTCAATCAGCCCCCACCCCCCCGGTCAAATTCCCTTGCTGTGCGTCGCGGTGCGACAGGCAGTGAGGAGGCGGGGCCCTACGCGTCAGGACCGAGCCTGCATGGCGACCTGGTAGAGCCGGGTGAGGGAGTGGTCCAGCAGCGCCTGGCGCGAGCGCAGGTAGCGGTGGGCCCGGAGGAAGGGCAGCCAGACGCGGTCGGCCACGCGCACCTGGGCTTCCTCCAGCCTCTTGCGCGGTATCCATTGTCCGCCGAGGCGCCTGACCAGCACCTCGCCGAGGTAGGCGCCCACCGCGGGCATCAGGTGCTCGTCGATGACCTGCGGCAGGCGGTTCTTCAGGAAGTCCTTGCACCAGAAGTGGGCGTCGACGTCGGTGAGCGACTCGGGCGTGGCCTCGAAGACGGAGGGGACGTCGGTGTGCAGCAGCGCCACGAGCCTCTCGGCAAGTTCGCCGTATTGGTGGCGCACGAAGGCCACGTCCTTCACGTCCGGAGGCAGGGCCGCGCTCGCGGGGAGCCACTCGTCCGGCTCCGGAGGGCGCCAGTCGTTGAGCTCGGCGATCTTCCGCTGGCGTTCGCTGATGCGGACATGGTCCACCACGCGAGTGAGGAGTGACTCCAGGTCTGGAGGGAAGCGCGGCTCCACGGGCGCGAGGGTGGCGCTGCGCTCGCGCAGGGTGCGCAGCAGGGTGGCGTAGTCGAGGTCCGGCCGCAGGTGGGCGTGGGCGCGGGCCTGGGCCTGGCGGGCCTCGTCGCTGGCGAAGTCCGCGGCGGTGGGCCAGGTCACCAGGAGGATGGCGCCGTTGGGCAACTCCTCCACCCGGTGGGCCGGCGTGGACCGCACCCGCTCGCGGCCGACGGACTCCACCAGCCTGGGGCCGAAGACGTTGAGCCAGGAGACTTCGTAGACCTTGTCGAAGCCGTCGCGAATCGACGTCTGGGTGTCGCGGCCGAAGTCGGGAGCTCCGGACAGCTGGTCCTCCGCCAGACTGTTGGCCCAGGCGTGGGTGACCGGGTAGTGGGAGGCCCAGGCGCGCACCATGTCCACGAACCGTCCGCAGAGGCCGGCGTCCGCGAAGACGGAGAGCGGCTGGATGGCGACCCACACGTCCAGACGAGGCGGACGCGGCGGCAACCTGAGCCTGAGCGTCATGTCCAGGGCGGGCCATTCCTTCCGATAGAGCCCGATGGACGTGTAGTCCTTGTCACGCCTCTCCTCGAAGCTCTTGCAGACCGCGACACGCGAGTACTGGCGCCACCGCTTGCCGTGGACGACCTCCGGCATCCACGCGCCCGCATGTGTCTCGCAGGCCTGGAGCAAAGGCTCCAGCTCGCGCTCGAACGAAACTCGAGAGCGGAGGTCGGCATCAAAGGACAATCGGAGGCAGTCCTCCGGCTTCAAGTCATGGAGCTCCAGCACCTTCATTGAAGCTGCACCTCCACGCCCTCGACCGTGTCCTGGACTGCGTTCACGACCTTTCTCCACTCCGCCAGATCTCGAGGCCTGAGGTCGCCACCCTCGTAGACAAGCCGGACCCGCCGGACCTGAACCTGCGTCGGGTCACCCTTGGGGTTGAGCGCACGTCGACGGATGTTCAGCGTCTCGCCATAATTGTGCAAGGCGTCGCTTGCGTCCGCGAGCACCTGCGCTTCCAACAAGTCGTTTTTCATCCGCGACAGGTCCCGGCTCTTGAAGCTGATGGTCTCCACCAGTGGCGGCTGGCCCGCGGGCGGACGCTCCTCGATGACGAGCACGTCCGAGAATCGCAAGCCCGTCTTCTCCTTCCACACGCCCACGTGCGTCTCGATGCGCGGCACGTCGAAGTCCCGCAGCCACCGCCGCTGTGCCCTGGGCAATGCCGCGTCCTCACGGAGCAGGGCCACCATCGCGCGCTCGAAGTCCAGGCCCCGGGCGAACAGCCCGCGCATCTCCCGGTAGCCTTCCCATCGCAACGGTCCCTTCGTGGTCTGGCCCTGCTCCAGCTCTGCGAGCCTCCGCGACCGGTACGTCACGTACTCGCTCCAGAGCGTGGAGCCCTCGCGCACACCCGGCGGCGGAGCCTCGACAGATGGATGCTGTTGCTTCAGCCGCGTCACGTCCGCGGGCAGGCGCGCTCCCGGCGCCTCCTGCTCCGCCCGCAGCAGCTTCGCTTCCAGCGCCTCGCGCGTGTAGCCCGCTGCCTCGCGCACCCGCGCCGCCACCGCGCTGGCCGCCCTCCCCGCCCCACCTCGCGACATGGTGGGTCCCGCGCGCTGGGACTTCGCCTCGGACAGCCACGCCTGTGCCTTCCCCGCATTGCCCCGCGCCTCAAGCAGGGCCGCCGCCCCCGCTTCGCCCCACTCCGCCACCACGAGGGCTCCCTCCCGGCTTGCCTGGACGTAACGAGCCAGCTCGCCCACGGCGCCCTCACCCAGCCGTGCCTCCAATCGCTCCAGCACGGCCTTCAGCGGCGCCAGCCGAGGCAAAGCCCCCAGAGGCCGGCCGCCCTCGCTTCCGGCGATGGCCCCCTCACGCATCGAGCGCATGCCCCTGCCGCCCGCGTACAGCCCCACCATCAGCGCCGCGGGTGCCAGTTCCCGAGTGGCCTGCTCGTACTCGCCCGCCGCCAGCGAGCCCATGCCCTGAAGCGTCCCGGCCAGCAGGTGGTAGAAGCCCACCGGCACGCCGAACGTCAGGTGGTCGAAGGCCCCCAGCGTCACTTCGCCCGGCGCGTACTGCCGCCGCATGACGGCGCCCTCCACCTCCCACAGGGCCGTCTGGTACGGCGGCGGCAGGACCCGGGCCCGCGCGGACAGCTCCAGCCCCGCGCTTCCATTGGCGACCCAGCTCGTGGAGAGCGCGTCCTCGCCGGCGCGCCCCAGTCCGCGGAGGACATCCCCCGCGCGGAAGACTCGCTCCGGGTACTGGGAGAGGGAAATGCCCCGCTTCGCCAGCTCCTCACGGACGGTAGCCATCGGCTCCAGGACGGCCCGCAGCTGCCTGTCTCCGGCCAGCAGCCGCAGCACCAGCCGGACTTCGTCATCGAAGGCGGAGTGGAGGACGAAGAGGGCAAAGACCTCCGCCCTGGCATGCCCGTACTTCCGGGCAGCCGAGACGAGGAAGACGGCGCGCTTGTGAGCGAGGACGTTGGAGGCGTCCGCACGCAGCGGTCCCAGCGCCCCCAGCCGAACGGCGTCCCAGTCCGAGAGGGACTCGACCAGCACGGGCATGTCCACCGTGCGCTGCAACGCCACGAAGTCCGAAGGGGAAGCGCACGCCAGGAATGGCGTCAGCACCTCCTCACTGGCATCCAGCCGTGGCCAGCCGGAGGGCACGCGTCCACCGCACACGGACTCCCCTGGTGTTACCGCCAGGGTTACCGACACGCCCAGGTCCGAGCCATGCAGGCGCACCGACTTGCGGCGCCGGAGCCGAGCACCGACGTCTCCGACCTCCTGGGACGAAGCGGCAGGAGCATCCTTCTCTTCCGCGAGGCCCTCCGTGTCCCAGTCCCCCGCGGCGAGCCCCAGTCGCCCGAACGTCAGCGTGCTGTCTGGCGCCCTCGCGGCACAGCCGGTGGAGCACAGAACAACCGCCAGCAGCAGGTACCCCCACGCGTGGGCCCGCGCCCCTACACCTCCGAAGCGTCCACTGCGAGGCGAACGCCGGGAAGCGCTGGAGTCCGGCATGAGAGGCTCCGTCGTGACGAAA comes from the Pyxidicoccus xibeiensis genome and includes:
- a CDS encoding Crp/Fnr family transcriptional regulator yields the protein MGAEETLFQRFGKEFPKGTELFREGETGKEMFVIQAGKVSISKRVRDVEKVLAVLGPGEFFGEMAIISNKPRNASAIVNEDARLLVIDPKTFEGMIRGNAEIAVRMIKKLAERLSEADAQIENLLHHDPASRVVHHVLQAALTRGRPVDEGVEIDFIVRDMPRQLGVGEPAVRSMLDKLERAGLVERGGDRLTVYDTTRLHDYLQYLEMKWKFGDL